A stretch of DNA from candidate division WOR-3 bacterium:
TTGAAAGGTGTTTACATGTGTCCCCAGTCTTGCATAAACACCATAATTACCGCTATCCTTTTCTGCCCGCATTACATAATAGCCCAAAAATTCAGGTGGTTCTTTTGATTTTTTCCACGAAAGAGAGACCATCCTCTTTTCATCAATGATTGTATCCTTTTCAATTTTGAATGGAATTGAGACTCCTTTTACTGCCCTTGCTTCATAAATATATTCTTTATCTGGTTCGGCTGTACCATCAAGAAATTTTTCTTCATCCGGTGCAGTGTAATCAACATATTTGAAATTTTCAGCACTATCTTTTTCAGCACGATAAATAAGGGTCAGGTCATAATTCTGACCCACTACTTTTGGGTTCAGTTTCCACTCTATCTTTATTACCCTGCCGGTCATTCCTATTGAATCCGCAACAATCTTTGCCGGCATTATAATCTGATAATTTTTTTCAATGTAGTAATGATATTCAATATCTTTTTTTACAATTGTATCGGTGTAAGAAAAGGTATCCTTGAAAGCAGCAATAGAATCATAGGCAAGGCGTAGTAATGCATAACTCTTTATCATATCAAAATTCGGAGATGGTTCCCAGTTTATCTTAAATCCCCCACCTTCATCATTTGGAATATCATAGGCATATACAAATTTGGGAGTGCCAATCGTAAAGAGTGGGGCGGATGGTTCTGAAAATATCCGTTCGTTATCTTTTAGCCCTGCGACCTTATAAAAATATTTTACCCCATCCTTCATCGTTGTATCACGAAAACTATTTTGATATTTATCCACACTGCCGATGAGTTCATAATCACCATTCTTTTCAGTTCGCCAGACTTCGTAGGTCTCGCCAAGGTATAAATCGTTTGGCCTTTTCCATTTTATAATAATACTTTTATTAATTGTATCTTTTATAATATGATAACCGATTGAGACAATTTTTAGAAAATTCTTCTGATGATTATATTCCTTCATTCTTTCTCTTTTAACTATATCGTAGAGATATTCATTATCAGTCTTGATATTGTTATCAATGAAGATAGTATCCTGAAAGACAGTCTTTAACAGCGTATATTTTGAGCGGTAGATTTCAAATCTATCTACATCAATATCTTTCTTTATGTCCCAGGTGATTGTAATGCTGATACTATCTTGATTTATTATCTTCAAGGCTCTAACACTCTCAGGTGGGTTTAAATTCAAGAGCATAGTTATTATAAAAATGTTATTAAGCATAAACACCCCTTTTTAAAATTTTAAATATATTTCAATGTAGGGCAAACCTTTAGGTTTGCAATTATTTATGCAAGGCTAAAGCCTTGCCCTACAACTTTAAAAAAACTTAACCCTGTGGTCGGATTTATCCGACAGACTCTTAAGTATATTTATTATATTGGAAAAATCAAGTAAAGAATTGAATTATACTTCTTTAAACCAGCGTCCCAACCCAAACCTACTCAATTATATTTTTAGGTATTTAGGTATTTTGGACTTTTAGGTATTTATTTTATTATACCAAGCCAGGGACCCAATAGGAATTGCAGTCTGCCAATCAATAGAGAGACCCTTGCCATAACTGTATAACCGAATGCTGCGCCGAAGCCAATCATAATAAATATTATGCCGATGCGGGATGTGACCTTTAGCACACCTTTGTGTTCTTTAGAAAAGTAGAAATATGAGAGCGTGCACAGCACACCAATAAATAAGATTATTGACCAGATAATTCCTGCATTCCCGGCATGCCAGGCAAGAAAGTTTTCTTTGGTAAGAATTGTTCCCTGAATCTGTTTGATGATATTCGCCTGAATACCTGCCGGGATTGAGGCACCCGTATAATAACCAATGGTAATGCCGATTGGTATGCGCACGAGCCAGGAGATCTTCGGTATGAAGCGTGTGAAATATAGCACACCGATTATGAGTGAGATGATATAAAGCAATTTACCCTGTCGGAATAATGGGTCAAAGAGTGAAGGAACCAAGATATTGTGCCAGTAGAATGTAACTGCATAGCCATTTGCTGCACCTACAAAGACATGTTCGGCAAATTTATAAAATGGGTTATCTTTGTAAAGGAATGAAAAAATTGCAAGGCTTAGAAGTGCACTGATCCATACCCAGGGGTCTAATGAGATATTCACTTCTGCCTCCTTTTTATGAAATAACCAATATTACCAATGATAATAAAAGCCATCATTACAAGATGGGCATAGGTAAGTGAAGGTAATGCCTCACTTGCCTTTCGGCGTTTATAGATATTTAAACGCGATTCCACAAGTTCTTCATATTCTGCCGCACCCTTCATTCCCACCATCAGTCCGCTGAATTGCCCGGTCTGGAGATAAGGATAATAATCGCTCGCTGATACCGCAGTGCAGCCAACGCCAACCTTTAGTCCGAAGCGATTCTGGGCATAACCAACCCACCATAATGGAGGGTCGCCACTGCTTATTGATATCAACAATTCTACCTGATTATAATTTTTTATCTTCTTCATCAAGGGGAGTGTATCGGTCTGATTTCCATAATAATCCTTTTTGTAAACATTCGTAATACTCTCACCCATTCCAAGTATAGGCACAAGGGGTGGTGGTTGCCAGCCCAAAAAGACATAATCCCTTCCATATATTATACTATCTTCATAAGTTTTTGCAGTTGAATTATATTCGCTAATGACCTGGTCAAATGCGGACTTGGCAAGTCCCAATGGCTGGACATAGAGACTCAATCCCAGGACTTTGATTCGTTTATTAAATGCATGTCTCAAAATTGCCAGTGCCATTGGTTCCAATTCTGGTTGTGTCTGCGGGTCATAGTCAAAGTCAATCATTAAGACTTTATCAGAATGGATTGTATCAACTGCAGTGAATAACTTCTCAACTGGTGGCATTACCCGGACATGCTGGGCAGAAGGAATCACCAGGGGTAATATCACAACTACTGCCAGGACAAGATAGATTATTCTTCGGTCAATCTTCAACATTAAATCAAATATCTTCATTCACCACCTCCAAGCCAGGAGCG
This window harbors:
- a CDS encoding DUF6754 domain-containing protein codes for the protein MLNNIFIITMLLNLNPPESVRALKIINQDSISITITWDIKKDIDVDRFEIYRSKYTLLKTVFQDTIFIDNNIKTDNEYLYDIVKRERMKEYNHQKNFLKIVSIGYHIIKDTINKSIIIKWKRPNDLYLGETYEVWRTEKNGDYELIGSVDKYQNSFRDTTMKDGVKYFYKVAGLKDNERIFSEPSAPLFTIGTPKFVYAYDIPNDEGGGFKINWEPSPNFDMIKSYALLRLAYDSIAAFKDTFSYTDTIVKKDIEYHYYIEKNYQIIMPAKIVADSIGMTGRVIKIEWKLNPKVVGQNYDLTLIYRAEKDSAENFKYVDYTAPDEEKFLDGTAEPDKEYIYEARAVKGVSIPFKIEKDTIIDEKRMVSLSWKKSKEPPEFLGYYVMRAEKDSGNYGVYARLGTHVNTFQDRVGIYNGIPYAYRIVAITKEGEKISSETTPYVIASPQWFHTGRINALIGLVIFIFLVTFFMEYTKKAGKDIFVRRIAGLSAIDEAVGRATEMGRPILYVPGTSDISDVATIASLNILSEVAKKTAQYNTPLIVPNRDPIVFTVAREVVKESYNKVGRPDAFNPDSVYYVTDSQFAYAAAVSGIMIREKPATNFLVGMFWAESLIMAESGASTGAIQIAGTDAVTQLPFFITACDYTLIGEELYAASAYISRNPTLLAALKSQDYCKLVIAGIMIIATFLALLKLGIPVFNLFNIQ